The sequence CAGCCTGTTCACTGTGCGAGCCCTGGAATCAGGGATTGATAATTGTACAGTGGTTTCTGCCACTTTGATGTGGCATCCGCTAGCAAGAGGGATGAGACCACCAATCTTCTTCCTTTGTATGTCAGGCTGTGATTACAAGTTTCCTCTCTTTAACTAGCCTTCCTGCTGTTACATTCTCACTGGCGTTATGCTGCTCTGCAGGTCTCATTACACATTAAACCCCATTGTACATATGCTTGCATGTAGTATTCAGGAGGCCAGGCCCCTGGGGAAGGATGTATTGAAGGCTGAGTGCGGAGTTCAGACCAGTAATAGAAAACTGTCCACTAAGCCCCAACAACTATTAATTGGATCTGCTGTCATCTGAGCTCCCCTTACCCCATTCTAGAATTAATTAGCATTTTCCCAGGGAGTGAAAAGTTAACTATGCCACATATGGAAGGAGGCAGTGTGGGCCCCTGGGAGTCAGCAGCCCTGACACTGGTCTGCTGTGAgactttgggtaagtcacatcacctacctcagtttccccatctgtaaaatggggataacaatgctcaccctcctttgtaaagtacttggaGATCTGCAACTGCAAACCAATGTATGAGAGCTGGGTGTTATTTATGGAAGAGTGGGAGAATGGTTCATTTGTCTCCTGTGACACTGACTGGGAACATAGCCATTCGTGGGTCCAGGCAGACTAAGTGTGTCACCTCTGTGAAGCACAATCCCCCTCTTCTATACTCCTGAGGGTTTGCTCCTGACCTCCACTTTCCTGTAAGGTGACTGTAGCAGCAGGCTGAGAAAAGGGAAGCACAGTAAGATGGGCAACCACTTGTTTGTGTGTCCCCCCGAAGTTAAAATAATGACTCTGTGCCATCAGGATGCTGGATCGTGGATGTTTGGAGCGTCcatgtgggataatctgtcctCGTGCCATGCTGCGTCATGAGCCTCTGTCACAGCAGTATTTGTGCAGATGCATCATCGTGATGCAGCAATGTGACATAGTAAGGCCCGTAGTAAATTCATACTCCTGTCATTGTCCTCTAAGAGCAGCTTTCAAGCTGCAGGCAGACCCATCACAATGGACTAGGCTCTGAATTTCAGAGTAGAGGGGGCAACCCTAAGGCTCCTGGGAATAAAAAAATCCCTCCCATTAGAGAACATTGGACATGGATGAACTCCATAGTGGTGTTCACTAGAGCTTGAAAGGCAAACACCAGCCAAGTACCCAGTGGCACTCCCCATCTGCTATAACTTGCCGATTACTTACGATAACTTCGCCTTTCAGGTCTTCAAGACAGCTCTGGATACAACAATTCCTACGGTGGCACTGATAGGACAGAAGAGTGCTCGATCTAAATACGGCTTCAAGCACATGGCTTACCTACCTACCACTACTGACATGCAGCTTAGGAGATATTGTCCTGCTAGATGATGCATTGATTAATAGGTGACACAGGAAACTTGCACACGGGTTCTTAAATACATGCCATGCTGCTCCAGTGAATGTGCTGCCACTTGGCTTATTTCAGCAAGGGGAGAAGAGTcagtaatgggggtgggggggctgttttGAGAGGATGTGCTACCCGCAAGGCTGTTATTTATCACTTGAGAACTCCACAAAGAGCAAAGTCAGGACACTGTAGGAAAGATAATTGTAGAGTGGCCTTTGGTGGCTCCAGTTCCCACCCTTCCAGTCAGGAGGCCCATGGTGAAGGCTAAGAGTAAGGTCTGCTGGTGATGTGTTCCTCATCTGACGACAGTAGAGTTACTGGGCAGGAGAGAAGGTCTCTATAACTGAGATGAATGACGACAAAGGtcagaaatggaagggattgcTCCCACTGAGCCCACGAAGGCACTTCCCAAATGTCTTACTCTACTCATGTACAATGGTCCCTGTTAACTTACCAGTCCATGGACAAAAACATTACTGATCATTTCTCCCTGTCCCCCACCACAGGAATACAGTGGAGAGGCCCCTTGCATGATAATGGTACAGAACCAAGTCTTTGTTTTCCTGGAAAAGATCCCATAGCCATTTGCAGAAGTGGCTTCTAAATCGGTGACCAGTTTCTGTGCAGATCAGGCAGACAAACCCAGTTGCCTGATTTGCAAGCCCAAACCCCATTTATGCATGAGAATGTAGGATTCTGCACATATAAAGTCACAAGCACAAATTGAGAGAGTAGTTAGGGGCCATTTGGAGCAGGTGGTCCTAAATACCACTCACTTTTACAATAGTTTTTATaagcagggcctgattttcacaagtgttgagcatctgcaactcctactgacttcacccAGGAGTGTGAGTgcgcagcacttctgaaaatcaggccctaacatTCTTCTCTCTTCTATCCTATTGAGCCACACTGTCCATTTGTTTTGTTCATGGTCAGTGACACTGGCATAGAGTCAATTTTAGATGCCAGTTTAACTACACAAGCACTTTGTTGGGCGATGACTGCCTGGAAATCCCTCCAACACTCATATGATTTTGGGGAACTGCTTGCCATTCAATACTTATTGTATCTGATCGATGGTTCCTTCTTATGCCCACTGAGAGAATGCGAACTTGGCTTCTGCTCACAACTATTTTGTAAGAGGAATGGCTATCAGAGCAGTGGGACCAAGTTGAAGGATTTGGGCTCTATGGTACAGCCTATTCCTTTCTTTATATTAGCAGTGAGGCAAAGGCAACAAACTATGCAAGGGCTGATTGCATAATTTAATGTATTATAAACTGTTTCCCAGAAAATATCTGTAACATATTAATTTGAAGGTAGAAAAAAATATAAGATTTTCTGATGCTTGGTTTGAGAACACCTGACATTGCTCAGATCATACACCGCAGTCCTTCTTACCTATATCACAGTGTGCAATCATTTAGATCAGCTCATAGTGCTTTACACCTTACCCCAACATAGAATAAATACCCTATGGAAAACAAGAACTGCTCCTTCCCTACCCACTTCATTGTTGCTGATGAATCACTTAAAATAATTAAGTCACATGAATTTGGAAAATGTAACTGATCTGAAAGAATAAACAGGGAATGTTTGATTCTGCATGTCTGTTTGCATGTCACCCATTTGCTCTGAAATGTCAGGGTGACAAAGTTTTCTAGGGAGCCAGCTGGACCCAATGAAACTTATTTACAAAGGTCGCTGGGTGAAATTCAGACTTGGGATGTCTAGCCATAGAACAGCAGTCCTGGGGAAGTGCTGAGAGTTCCTTCAGAGCAGAGACATGGCAGACTGACACACTGATGTTCCAATGAGTTGCATCTTCAGTATTCCTTCCCATAGCCATATAGCTGAGGGGAACAATGAAAGATTACAAACAGATCGAAGTGGTAAATGTCAGTGGGAGAATGGAAATTAGTGCTAAAATCAGACAGACTTCCTGCATGTTGGACTTCTGCTATCCCAGGTGAGTagggaacacacacacatctgcaaTACAATCATTTTAAACTGGTCTTTACAGCAATCCCCCCTCCACTCTCAGTTTCACTTGTGTGTTGAACATATAGGATCCACAGAGCGTATGCAATGAGCCTGTTTAGATGACAGCAGGCTGACACATGCATGAGTATTTGCGGGCTGAATGCAAGAGGGAAAACTGAGGGCCCTCAGGTGCCAGCTGCCAAGCACTGAGTCTAGGGGACTGCAAACTTTCACTTTCTTGTGGGGCATCACTGCAGGCTCCCTAGTAACATAGCTGGGGATTAATGCAGAGAAGCCAAGTGTGCCAAGTCTTGTCCCTTTCAGCACACAAAGACCATACAAATAGCTGCTTTTTATTTAATAAGAGGTTGATCAACTGTTGTGTTGCTTAGAAGGTGCTTTTTCAAACAAGCATTTCTGGCCAGCTGTAGCTTTAACTGAGACCAATCAAGCTGTTAGTTCAAACAGCTCTGCTTGTGCAGCTCTGTCAACGTATTCAGCTCTCATAAGAAGTCAGAACACAGCATCAGCGCTGCTGGTGCTAAGTGTGGGGAACACAAACTCCAACTGAGCACTGTGGGCTTGTCCGACTCGGCTCCAACATACACGGCTACTTGGGGTATTTTCTATGACTTTGGCGTCTTGCTCTGAGTAGCTGTTGAGACACTGGGCCTGCTTGGTAACCTCTGCAGGGCAGCCTTGGCAGTCAGAGGATGGACCACATTCCTCAGCGCAAACCTCTCTGGGGTTTTTGTGGATGAGCAGACAACTGGCTGGTGATGGTTGATCACTTTGGGGGGACTCCTATCCACAGTGGCtctgaagggaagaaaaaaattgctattatgAAATGGCACAAATTGTTATGGGGAACTGAGTGAGCCCCCTGGACTCACCCAAGAACTGCACCAAGAACTTCCAGCACTGGGCACAACAGGAAGGTTGGCACAACAGGACTCTCTGAGGAGTCTACACTGCTACTTCAGTTAGTTTTGAGAACACTAGACTGCTCGCCAATTTCTGTAGATCTGCAGAGTCTCCATATGGATGAAGGACTGATAGAAAGGCTGATATTGGAGTTCTATCCTGAGAAGACAGATCAGGACACAATATGAAAATGTAATTTACTGGGTCTTTGGTTTTTTGGGTTATTTTTAACTCTTTCACTGTTGGCCCCCCTCATATCTGCTGTGTCATCATTGTCCACCAGCATTTCATAGGTAGGAATCCTCCCTTGCTGCACAGCAGATGTCTTTTACCTGGGTATAGCTGGAACACGGAGTAGCATGCAGGCAATTGAAGAGCTAGATTGTAAAGTGAAACTTTTGTCTGATTTAGAAAGTAGCTCACCCTCATTTGGAGTGACCCGAACAAACGGTACAAGGGACAGCTCCTGTGTTGGTACTATACCATAACTATTATGTTACCTGGAAATCAAAATTTCCACATTATGGGCAACTCCAAGTTTCAAATGAGCAATAAGATGCTGATATTACAATAGAAGGGTCCAATCACAACCAGCTTTGGTTTACATGACACCTATCTACTTTACGTccacttttatttttagaaacaaCTTTTCTCCTGAACTTTCTTTTAAAGCAAATTACTGTAAATTTCAAGGAAAAAATGTGTATCTGATGTGACTAATATCGAGATTGAATGTTAGAAGTAACCAAGGTATGAGTAATGTAAGATCGTACTAGTTTAGTTTTGGAAGGACTAAATGATGCATAGGTCACCAAGATACCAAGCAGTGCTTTCTACAGAGTACATGGTAGATACCATCTAGCTAAGAGTTTGTACTCTGTGGTGTAATATACATCAGAGTCAACAGGGCTGCACCTTTTCTCCCCCAGTGAAGTCTTTTCTATGCTTACCAGAATTCCATAGAAAAGTCGCCTAACTAGCGAGCATACCTGACACTTGTTGATCCAACAGCTGCTGGTCCTGAAATAGGCCTCCTGGTTTGCCTTCCAACACTCTCGCTGGTCCAATACCTCCCTTCAGCTCTCAATGGCGAGGCCTCACGTGCAGCAGGTGTGCTGTGCAGAGTCAGAAGAGCAATCTCTTCACCCACAAGCTGGGCTGCGATTTCTGTGCTAACTCTTGATTGGGGATATTCCTTCAGTTGAGCTGCTTCTTTCTGGTTGGGCACTTTCAGACGTCTGACCCTGATGTCTCTCACTTTTGAGGGTCTAGCTGCAGCACCCTGCATGGATGCAGGTGAGGGGCactttggaggagaaggtaccagAGAACGATTCAGACTAGCGGGCAACACACTTTCTTGGGCATGTGATGAATCTGAAACACAACAAGGAAGCACACTGATTTCCTGGTATGGCTAGTTCACCTAACTCTTAATGGGCCAATCCAATGattactgaagtcactggaaagactgCTTTTCACTTCAATTGGCAGTGGATCAAGTGATGAGTCCCCTCAACTCCTGTTACTTCCAATAAGATTGGAGGCCTCTGAGCACTTCAGAGGAGTGCATCCCAATTCACTGATGTTTAAGGCACAAGAAAATTGAAGATCAAGGGATACTGAGTTTTACCAAACTCAGAAGTGCAAACAAGGCTCTCACGTTAGCATTAGAATAAGGGAAAGCACctaaatgttaaaaatatttttgtatattcTTTTTACTGTTTATAGTTCAGCTCATATGATCCCCAGCTGTAACACACGTGAAAGGAGAAAAATCCTGATGATGATCTATGACTaagccccttcgttttcagtttaaaccgattTTTACCGAAAAATTcgcaggttttacaaaaagtattattttgtttttttctgatttccaccctacttttgtatcattcaaatatgtaaaaataacttgttttattaggaaaatacaatacattgcatgagatgtATGTATTACAATAAttcattagtctgtgtgtatatgcagagctgcctgttgaagtaaggctatgtatgaGTCTAGTCTACAAACACACAGGCACGCACACAAGCTCTGAGGTGCGTGCCCATCTGAACGTACTGGTGAATCTCACGCCCAccacgtacacatttcaagctgttagcagataatggtttaaaaatctgatccactaaaatgggaagaaaacgaaaatctctatcagaatatgtttcagaacacaaggaagtattcagAAGTGTtcaaaaaacaggagaaaaggatgaagttgagtgtatgtgctgcaaatggtgtggcccaattattaaatgaaaatatttataggctaatagttctaagtccacaacagtaaactgtttattcaaatcaaaagttttatttggggatctattgttttcttaaactcacaGGTGGCATAGTGTTTTGAGTTCtcttttagttctgcagcaaaccacattgatgaacggaattcaaagcattaatctactgaatacttttttccttctttccatccaccaaaatGAACCCAAATATTTatccagaaaaattattaatagttttttgcactgattttcacctatttttgttgttgtggtaataaacactgataaataaaataaaaactgaaaacaaagagcCCTATGTATGACACAGCAATGTTGTATATGTTTATCCTTAGAAAAATTCTATATATAGTAGAGATCCATTTGCTGCTGGCCATAAAAAGATTAAGCTATACCTAATTAACTGATGTACAGAATTTAGGCTAAAGACACAATCAAAAGAATGGCCTTTGGGTAATTGTGTTACTAAACCTCTGGGAGAGAAATACAGCCTTATATGTCCTAACTGAATGCAATTTATTATATTGCTTGGGTGACAAGAAAACACATTCCAATGTATTGCATCTCCAGTATTCCTTCTCATAGCCATGTAGTTGAGAGGAACAATGAATGATTACGTTCTTTCTTCAGCTATCCTTCGATGCGAGGAGgatgtctgccaagggggttcaGTGGTGGGTTTTAAAGTGGCTGTGGAGCCTAATTCATGCCCtccagattttcccacagaagtgacaggtgtaatcttggaggagaaaCAGACAAAAGTAATACATGTCAACCCTTCCCTAGAAAGTGAGAAGGCTAAGTGAGACCAGTACCTGAGGAGGACTGGGAAAGACGGGACTGGCAGGAGGAATCTGGTGAAATCCTTTCAATTAGGTCCTTGTCATAAGTATCTCTTAGCTCATCCTCACAGCTGTCACTCAGGCATTCTTCATCTTCCTCCTCATCACTATGTATCTTCAGCACCTGGGGGGCCTTCTCCATCTGAATGATTTGCAGACACCTGACAAATGTTAAGCTACAGTTTTAGCTGACCCTCATTGTGCTATCTTAGAGGAGTGTACACATGAACTGTTCTGAGTACTGTACATGAATGTGGGGTCGCTGCTGTTAAGAGACAAATATAGGTAACGTGGATTTACATTCACCTGGATTGGCTTACCTTTCACATGCAAAAATGGGCTATGAATTAGGTACCTAAACTGCCTGTGTTTTATTATTTCAGATTCAGCCAACCTTTAATTAGCCAAGTGAAACATGACAGATTTAAAGGAAGGGCATCAGAGTCAAAATAAAGGCGTTTTTATCTCTAGGATAAGAGTCACCTCTCAGATCCATGGAGGAAGCTCAGCTCAATATTTTCTCCCATGGTGCATGGAATACCGGGGCAGAGAACTGCCATGCAGACCAGAGAAGAATTTTGCCTATAaagtggcctgatccaaagcacactgaagtcagtgagaaaacTCCCATTTAGTTAGGCGAATGCCAACTGCTTTTGCAAATCCTGCCCGTACTGTCTAATGGAGAATACTGCTAGGACCAGTAATAACCTACCTACTGGTAAAAGAAAACACTTTAACTGCACCCTTTATCGCCCTTCCTGTGTAGAAGGAGAGTCCAGTTAACTGCAGGGCAACAATTTCCCACAGATCCCACACACACCTCACAACTTGCCACCAGCCACACAGAGGGCACTCCAGAGGTCAGGGATCTGCAAGTGGTGAGGGGATGGGAAGtagctgctgggctgggggaggagtaGGAGAGCTAGGCATGGGTAGTGGCTGTGGAAGGAGGAGTCCATCTTTCCCTTTCTGCTTTATGGAGTTTTGCTAGGCTGTATTAATTTTCCTCTTCCCACCTGCCCCCTCAATAGGGATGTCCCTTTAAGGAGATTGCCAGGAAGTGGGCTGAGGGAGGGCTCACAGACCCAGAACCAGCATGAACATCTTGGCCTCCCCTAGGATCAACATGGACAATGCATCAgagatttcctcctcctttctcactCCCATGAGGTTTCCAGCAGAAGGGGCATCTAAGCGTGGAGTTTGCAAATAGATTCCACTGTGTTGTCTCTGCCTGCCTAGATATAAATTTACAAAATTAAAGGCAATTTCCCAAAACTACCACCAGGTGGCTGAAGAGTTCGCCTTATTATGGAGACGGAACACTGAGTCCCTGCTTTATTGTAAGATAATTTAGAATCATCCCAAACTCTTACTGGTTATGATGCTCTCTCCATGCCCTCAGTTCAGTAAAGACATCTTCCCGGCTTAGATCTTCAGCTTCTTCAGAGTCATAGGTGTGCTCCATCTTGGGACCAGGCATTTGGAAAGGGTTCATTGCTACAGACTAaagaataaaactaaaaaaagtcACCATTGATAACTTGGTATTTACTTTACCGCTCACCAATCTTTGCCAACAACTCTCCCTCTAGTGCAATTTCCAAACTCTGGGCATCAGAATTTTGATGCAACTTTTGATGTAACAGTTGGGTTTTCAGTTTATCTATGACcgtgttctttattttgatatttttttaaattgtactgAATATGATAATCCCAGCTACAACTGCTGTTAGGATACTACGTTTCTTATACATTCTGGGCTGGCTCCATAGTTTTTGCCGCTTCaagcaaaaaggcaaaaaaaaaaaaaaaaagccgtgatcgcgatcgggAACTCTAacaccgccgcttcattcttcggcggccagtccttccctctgacacagactgagggacccgcccccgaattgccactgaagagccggatgtgccgcccccttccaggggccgccccaagcaccggcttgctgggctggtgcctggagccagccctgtatacATTCACTCCAGAAACCCAGCACTGTGATGACTGGGAGAGTAATGACACGTTTAATTCTGGCCCCACAGATACGTAGCTCTAGGTACACTGACCTGAACCTGTAATAGCTACACCGACAGGCATTTCAGTAGGATGTGATGTGTAGCATATGATTATGATGCCCTTATACAGTCTGTGCTACGCCACACTATTATTAATTCTCATTGTTTTAATTAATTCCAAAAAGCTTCATTGattgggcagggtggggcagagaaAAGGGACACTTCAATTTCTCCCCCCCAATGATTTTTCTAATATTTGCTGTCAGGGATAACATATAAAATTATATACATTGTAGTGATCTATATTTCATGTAAGTGACATGGCCCCAATGCAGCAAAGCAcatataaagttaagcacacgcttacatgatttgctgaaccagggcctacaagggtacgtctatactgcaattaaatacCCATGGCTggaccatgccagctgactcaggttcgtggggctcaggctaagggcctgtttaattgtggtgtagatgttcaggcacAGGCTGGAGGCCAGAATCTGCGAcctttccccctcccagagcctgggctccagcgtAAGCCAGAACCAAATCCTGTGGTCCTTACCTGTGCTTTGCTCAGGTCCCAGGGAAGTCGATGCAAGTTTTGtgagtaaggaatgcaggatGTGGCATGTAATTTTCATGTGttcttttacagtccattgtttttaattttctctagTGAAAGTAACGGTTCTCCCTACCGgttgtttctctcctctgtttCTCATATACGATCACAGCTGATATCCGATAACTTTCTCATTAAATGACACAATTGGTTTGTTTTGGGTTGACACTTCCCTCCCAGCTCTCTCCAATCCCTCCCAGAACAGGAAGCCTGGAAGTCTCAGATTCATGACCCCCTCACCATTCTCTATGTATCTATTGATCTTCCAGCTCTCCAAGTTTCCTCTCCTGCCCTTCTCCATGCCTCATTTGGCCTTCCATATCTCCTGACTCAGCAggacacttaagcacatgcttatgcgctttgctgaatcagggcctttagATCCCCCCGCCTTCTCCAAGACTCATTGCTTTTGTATATAGTTTTCTGGACTATAGACTGGAGTGGAAATCCATAAAATACATTAGGGGTCTCAGCTTATCTCAGCAGAACTCATCTGATCTGGGTGTGTCAGGCAGGAATGGAAAGCACATAGGAAAGATAATGTACACCTAGCTTTTGTCTCCGTGCATGAAGGGCTTTGATAGGGTTCCCACATATAACTCGGCTGATTCCtagcaaaaagaaacaaaacaaagcatttctCACCAGCTTTTGACACTTCTTACAGTTCTTAAATCAGTTTACAGTCCTGATGAGATTCTGTTCTCGAGGATATAACATGTTTCATTCATTGACTGTCTGGAGCTGGTCTCCATTTCCTTTGCTAAATGCGGAGTATCCAGCGCTAGCAAGGTGCTGCTTCATGGCTCTGGATGGCTTCACTGGCTCAGCTGGTACTGCTAAGCatttgaactatctgcttcagAGAGCTGAGAAGGAACTGGTGTTTACTGGAAAGACAGCCTCAAAATACTGGGGCAAATGAACACAACCTGACACACCTAGTCAGCATCCGAAGAGCTGATTAGATTGCAGCACTCTGGCCTTCTCAGTGACAACTGACCAAGAAATCCTAGGGTGCCTTCAAAACTGGATCAAaacaggactctgccagacatTTCCCATTCAGCTATCCTTGGGCATCCTGCCAGTGGCCCTCAGAAGCTCCTTTGTCTTCCCCTCAATTATAGCGGAGTGTCAGCTCTGCTACAGCTAATGTTAAGATCTCCTCACTCTCCAGCTCCTTTGGCATATCTACACTGTTGTCTGCTCTGAGAGGGGCTTGGACGGAGCTCTACATCCAAATCTCAGTCATCAGCAGTGAGCCTGAATTAGCCAGAAAAATTGCTGCAGAGTGACAAAGTCCTCCACTTCCTTCTGAGGGATGGTGCTGACTCTGCAGTATTCTCAGGAGGGAAGAGCCAACCACCAGGTTGCTGAGTACTGCGCTACAATTAGACCTCTAGGCTGGCCAGCAGGCCAGAAATTTTAAATCAGTGACGTGATCCCTCACACTGGGAGACGCAGCCCTGGAAACTAAGGATACAATCACTCACTCACAGCAATGATCCCTATAGGAATATAAGTATTGAGCTTGCATACCATGTACTCTGACCTTATGACCCCCTTGTGAAGGGGGCATGCAACACAGCTTCTGAACTCCAGACGTTCTGTAGGGACAATTTATCTTAGGACATTACTCCAGTGTTTTAACACAATGATATGTCCAAATAGTACCTGAGGGCAGACTGCTTAACAAATAGCAGGTGGGGAGATACAGGGCACTTGGTAGCAATGTACAACTTCTGAAAGGGGATTAAAGGGTAAAATGGGAGGGTGTCGCCAAAGGACTTTCAGCTTCTGCCTCAGGAGAAAATGAAAAAGCACCCCAAGCTCACTGTGCGGGCTTCACACTTGGAAACCTATGGACAAGCCAATGTTCCATCAGTACTGGGGTGGGGCACTGAGAGCACATGTGCTTTTATAAAGCTGGAAGAACTTTGAGAGGGGGTCGAAAgaggggtgggcgggggaagAACAAAGAAAATTCATCACCATGTGTCAAGTCACTGGAGTCATCTTCTAGGAATATCTCATCAGAGACAGTGGAGTCTGTAAGGGTGCTACCACAGGATAGCAAATGGACATTGCTAGATCTCCCTGCACTAGCAGGCCTCTGTGCAGTCCCGGGTCTGGAAGCTGACATGAAGCGAGCTGTAGTAGGTCTCAGAGCAGAGCCAGGTCTTCTTGTTGTTGCCTCTGGATGAGCATCTGAGAGATTTCAGTGAGACATAACTAAGAATGCAACATTTAAAATACCCTATCATTGCACAGTCATGATAAAGCAATGGCAACATACTTAGTGCTAGAGAGAACAGAAGAAAATGCAGTTCCTGCTTCAAGAAACTTAAATGGAAACACTACACCCATCCTACAATACCTATTACTAATGATTTGGACCCACGAGGATTAAAATAAACGACAAGTGTGTGCACTTATTCCAAAATAAACTATATTTTTAATGGTGCACAGTTGGCAAGCATACCACAACAGTGGGGGTCAGGAAGCCAACCATATTGCCCACACTAATGGGAAGCAATAGAAGCAGTGATAGGAAAtactttgtaatatttaactGACCATGGTAAAGCACATGTCATGCAGTATATAAAAGCATAACACGTGAATCAGGGTGACCCAATGAAAtttacaggtttaaaacaaagataaggaagtacttcttcacacaacgcacagtcaacctgcagaactcattgcttggggatgttgtgaaggtcaaaactataactgggttcaaaaaagaattagataaagttaatggaagataggtccatcaatggctgttggCCAAGATGACCAGGGATACaatcctatgctctgggtgttcctaaatctctgactgccagaagctgggactggatgacagaggatggatcactccataattgccttttctgttcattccctttgaagcatctggcactggccattgtca is a genomic window of Malaclemys terrapin pileata isolate rMalTer1 chromosome 4, rMalTer1.hap1, whole genome shotgun sequence containing:
- the LRRC56 gene encoding leucine-rich repeat-containing protein 56 isoform X1, with product MELNWNLGRVLRPGSATVRVTDLRWQGLLNPSPLVKDDGELLMDEYLSPSKLKVLTGVDDLQQVKALEMHVDTRENSLGNFGAYLPNLRQLKLNNSLLVSVRDLGSTLSHLQVLWMARCGLTDLDGISSCSSLKELYIAYNNISDLSQVSLLDHLEILDLEGNNIEDINQIQYLGLCSKLNSLTVEGNLICLKPNPESSEVPDYNYRAEVKKLIPHLKYLDEILANQITIPPSRKMNKDWLIVKESIKEGSLAKDISRFDAHPEATTRRPGSALRPTTARFMSASRPGTAQRPASAGRSSNVHLLSCGSTLTDSTVSDEIFLEDDSSDLTHGISRVICGNPIKALHARRQKLGSVAMNPFQMPGPKMEHTYDSEEAEDLSREDVFTELRAWREHHNQCLQIIQMEKAPQVLKIHSDEEEDEECLSDSCEDELRDTYDKDLIERISPDSSCQSRLSQSSSDSSHAQESVLPASLNRSLVPSPPKCPSPASMQGAAARPSKVRDIRVRRLKVPNQKEAAQLKEYPQSRVSTEIAAQLVGEEIALLTLHSTPAAREASPLRAEGRYWTSESVGRQTRRPISGPAAVGSTSVRATVDRSPPKVINHHQPVVCSSTKTPERFALRNVVHPLTAKAALQRLPSRPSVSTATQSKTPKS
- the LRRC56 gene encoding leucine-rich repeat-containing protein 56 isoform X2 — its product is MHVDTRENSLGNFGAYLPNLRQLKLNNSLLVSVRDLGSTLSHLQVLWMARCGLTDLDGISSCSSLKELYIAYNNISDLSQVSLLDHLEILDLEGNNIEDINQIQYLGLCSKLNSLTVEGNLICLKPNPESSEVPDYNYRAEVKKLIPHLKYLDEILANQITIPPSRKMNKDWLIVKESIKEGSLAKDISRFDAHPEATTRRPGSALRPTTARFMSASRPGTAQRPASAGRSSNVHLLSCGSTLTDSTVSDEIFLEDDSSDLTHGISRVICGNPIKALHARRQKLGSVAMNPFQMPGPKMEHTYDSEEAEDLSREDVFTELRAWREHHNQCLQIIQMEKAPQVLKIHSDEEEDEECLSDSCEDELRDTYDKDLIERISPDSSCQSRLSQSSSDSSHAQESVLPASLNRSLVPSPPKCPSPASMQGAAARPSKVRDIRVRRLKVPNQKEAAQLKEYPQSRVSTEIAAQLVGEEIALLTLHSTPAAREASPLRAEGRYWTSESVGRQTRRPISGPAAVGSTSVRATVDRSPPKVINHHQPVVCSSTKTPERFALRNVVHPLTAKAALQRLPSRPSVSTATQSKTPKS
- the LRRC56 gene encoding leucine-rich repeat-containing protein 56 isoform X3, which encodes MARCGLTDLDGISSCSSLKELYIAYNNISDLSQVSLLDHLEILDLEGNNIEDINQIQYLGLCSKLNSLTVEGNLICLKPNPESSEVPDYNYRAEVKKLIPHLKYLDEILANQITIPPSRKMNKDWLIVKESIKEGSLAKDISRFDAHPEATTRRPGSALRPTTARFMSASRPGTAQRPASAGRSSNVHLLSCGSTLTDSTVSDEIFLEDDSSDLTHGISRVICGNPIKALHARRQKLGSVAMNPFQMPGPKMEHTYDSEEAEDLSREDVFTELRAWREHHNQCLQIIQMEKAPQVLKIHSDEEEDEECLSDSCEDELRDTYDKDLIERISPDSSCQSRLSQSSSDSSHAQESVLPASLNRSLVPSPPKCPSPASMQGAAARPSKVRDIRVRRLKVPNQKEAAQLKEYPQSRVSTEIAAQLVGEEIALLTLHSTPAAREASPLRAEGRYWTSESVGRQTRRPISGPAAVGSTSVRATVDRSPPKVINHHQPVVCSSTKTPERFALRNVVHPLTAKAALQRLPSRPSVSTATQSKTPKS